ATCATGACGACAATGGCAATCGCGAACAACAACGTATTGCCGATCATGGCTGCCAGTTGTCCCAACTTGCGAACGACGATCGCAACGAGTAAACCTGCCGCCACAGCCCCCAGTGCATATGTGACCTCTCCCAGCGAATAAACCGAGACACCCTCCTGCAGCGTTTGGCTTATGTAAACAGGCTTCAATAAGTTCGTCGCCATAACAGCGATGAAGGGCATGAGTGCGGATATGCCAAACAGCAGGAATCCTTTCTTTTGCTGAATGTACCGCCAGCTTTCCATCAGCTGCCCCGTCCACGCGACACCCTGGTTTTGCTTCGCTTCTTTTTCCAGCGTGAAGGTATACGTCATGGTAGACAGCAAGGTAAAGGCGAACAAGTACGTAATCGCATTGAAAATAATCACCACATGCAGTCCATAGGAGCTAAGCAGAATCCCTGCAAACGCGCCAGCAAGAACGGATGCCGTCTGTCCTTCGATCTCGAGCAGACTGTTGATGCTGTTGTAGTGTTTGGGCTCAAACGTCTCCTGTACCAGCGCGGACTGCGTCGGGTAATGAATTTGGTACATAAAAGTCGTCGTCAAATAGATGACAATCAGCATCCACTCGGTGTACTCTCCGAAAAAGCCCCAGATTGCAAGCATGCCAAGCACGCTAAATCCGATCAAGTTTTCTATCAGCAGCATCTTCTTGCGGGAGTAACGATCGATGAGCGTCCCGATATACGGCCCAATGAAAAACATCAGTACCGCAGAAGTAAACATGGTCGAACCCAAAAGTTGAGCAGAACCTGTCGTTTCCACGAGGAACCAGGCAATCCCGATCATCGTCATCCCTTGCCCAAAACCGGAGAACAAATTGGAAAAGAACAGCTTTCGAAATGGTGCGTAGGCAAATACCTCTTTCATGCAGACAACTCCTTTGTAGGAAACCCTCCGTCGACTTTTCAATCATCTTACTATTATGATTGTACTGACAAATTTATACTTTGTAAACTAAAATGTTTATTAATTGAAATTGACGTCCCAACTAATAGGAAAAGCCCCCGGTTCTTTTGCAAACCGAAGGCTTATTTAAAGCGGATATCTTATTTTACAAAGCTCAAGAGCAGCTCGCGCACGATTTTGGATGCCGCGATTTGCGTCATTTCACTGTGGTCATACACAGGAGCAACCTCCACCAGGTCACAACCGATGACATTCGCACCGTTGTTTGCCATGAAGTGAATAGTATCGAGCAGCTCACGAGACGTGATGCCGCCTGCTTCTGTTGTACCTGTTCCTGGAGCGTGCGCAGGGTCCAATACATCGATATCAATCGACAGGTAGATCGGACGGTTGCCGATGGTAGGCAGCACTTGCTTCACTGGCTCCAGTACATCGTATTTGTACAGGTGCATGTTTTCTTTTGCCCACTCAAACTCGTCCTTCATCCCGCTGCGGATTCCGAAAGAGTACACATTTTTACCGCCGATCAGGTTGCATACCTTTTTGATCGGGGTGGAGTGGGAGTATTCGTATCCCTCGTAGTTGTCGCGCAGGTCAGTATGCGCGTCAAAGTGGAATACGACCATGTCCTTGTACTTTTCATAAACCGCTTGGAATACTGGCCAGGAAACCAAGTGCTCTCCGCCCAGACCCAATGGGAATTTGCCATCTGCCAATACTTTTGCCACGAATGTACGGATCGCGTCCAGGCTACCTTCCACGTTTCCAAAAGGAAGAGGAATATCGCCAGCATCAAAGTATTTGATGTCTTCCAACAGCCTGTCCAAGTACGGGCTGTACTCTTCCAGACCGATGGAAACCTCACGAATACGGGCAGGGCCAAAACGAGAGCCCGGACGGAAGCTCACTGTCCAGTCCATCGGCATACCGTAAATAACCGCTTGGCTTTCTTCGTAATTCCCGTGACTACGGATAAAGACATTTCCAGAGTATGCTTCGTCAAAACGCATAGGTGTAGTTCTCCCCCGATTAGTCGCGGGTCAGCTCAGCCACAAAGTTAGGCAGTTTGAAAGCAGCGTGGTGAACTTCCGCATTGTAGTATTTGGTGCCCAAATCTTTGATTTTCGCTGGATCTACTTCCAACGGATCATGTTGCTTGGAAGCGATGGTGAAGCTCCACAGTCCGGATGGATAAGTAGGGATGCTGCAAGTGTAGAGACGAGTAACCGGGAAGATCGATTTCAGGTCTTTGAACACACGCTTGATCAGATCACGGTTGAACCAAGGAGATTCTGTTTGAGCAACCATGATACCGTCTGGTTTCAAAGCATCGTGAATGCCTTGGTAGAAACCTTTTTCAAACAGACCTACGGCTGGTCCTACTGGCTCTGTAGAGTCGACCATGATCACATCGTACTCACCTTTGTGGTCGTGAATATGTTTAATGCCATCGATTACTTGTACATCTACACGTGGATTGCCTGTCAATGCACTCGCAATCTCAGGGAAGTATTTTTTGCAAGACTCAATGACGCCACCGTCGATTTCAGCCAGAACTGCTTTTTCTACAGACGCGTGCTTTACGATTTCACGAATAGCACCGCCATCGCCGCCGCCTACAACCAGAACCTTTTTCGGGTTCGGATGCGTGTTCAACGCGATATGAGAAATCATTTCATGGTAGACAAACTCATCGACATCGGTAGTCATAACCATGCCGTCGAGCACTAACATGCGACCAAACTGCTTCGTATTAATTACGTCGATTTGTTGAAACTCGGATTTCTCACTGTATAGGGTTTCTGTAATTTTCGTTGTTATCCCGTGATTTTCCGTCTGTTTTTCGGTGTACCACAATTCCATGTTCATGGCTATGTAACCTCCTTCAATTAACCGCATGAAAATACAATATAACAAGAAAATTATAGTAGCTGTCTTCCAAATTGCAAGATATTTTTCTAGCAAGGAAAGTTTAACCAGCTTGCAAGCGACACATACTACTAGTAACGTAGTATGTCCTATTTTATTGATTCAACCGCAGAAAGGAGGAGAGGCACACATGGAAGTCATTCGCGAAGCCCCATTACTGCGCTATTTGCGTTGGGCTAAGAAATTTGTAAAATTTACCATTATCAGCCTATTATGTTTCTCTTTTGCCATCTTGCTACTCATTTTGTACTTACGCTCACAACCACTCCCGGAAACGTTTGTGAAGCAAACCACGACGATTTACGCTTCCAATGGAGAGGTTTTGGATACGATGCACCGTGGCGAAAACCGGATTTCTGTGCCACTTGCAGAGATTTCACCAGCATTGCTTGATGCGACCATCGCTATCGAAGATCGTTCGTTCCGCGAGCATTTTGGTTTTGATTGGAAACGGTTAGCCATGGCTGCTTATGTCGATGTCGTTAACATGGACATGCGTCAAGGTGCCAGTACCATCACCCAACAATTGGCGAGAAATCTGTACCTCAGCTTGGACAAGACCTGGGAGCGAAAAATCAAAGAAGCCCTTCTTGCGATTCAGCTTGAACTGAATTACAGCAAGGATGAAATATTAGAAATGTACGTGAATCAGATTTATTACGGTCATTCAGCCTATGGCGTACAAGCTGCTGCCCAAACCTATTTCGGCAAGGACGCCAAAGATTTGACGGTAGCAGAGAGCGCCATGCTCGCAGGCATCCCGAAGGGTCCTACTTATTATTCACCGTTTGTCGATTTGGAACGTGCCAAAGCCAGACAAAAGCTCATTTTGAATGCCATGGAGCGCGACAATCTACTGACATCGAAGGAAGCAGAGCAAGCCTACGCGGAGCCAATCAAGCTGAAACAGCGAGCAAACGAGAATGTAACCGAGCCAGCTCCTTATTTCCGCGATTACATCGCGAATTTGGTAAAAAACAAATATGGCATTGACGAAGAAAAATTTATTCATGGCGGTCTGAAAATCCACACGACCCTTGATCCAGTTGTACAAAAAAAGGCCGAGGATATTGTTGCTTCTGTCCTACCAAAGAATAATCCGAATTTGCAGGTAGCCCTCGTCGCCATGGACCCTGCTACCGGCTATATCAAAGCGATGGTAGGTGGACGTGACTACAAGGTGAGTCAGTTCAATCGCGTGCTTGGCAAGCGTCAGCCCGGTTCCTCCTTCAAGCCGATCATGTATTTGTCAGCCTTGCAAAACGGCTATACACCGCTCACGTTGATGAAAAGCGAACCGACCGTTTTTACCTACGATAACAATAAGCAGTACATCCCCGGCAATTTTGGTGGAAAATATGCAAACGCACTGATCAACATGCGTGAAGCAATCAAAACCTCCGACAATATTTATGCCGTCAAGACTATTGATTTTCTCGGGCCACAAAAAGTGGTTGATCAGGCAAAGCAATTAGGTATCACCAGCTCGATGCAAGCAGTTCCCTCTCTCGCACTAGGAACTTCACCTGTCTCTCCCTTGGAGTTAAACGCAGCTTATGCAGCAATCGTCAACAAGGGACAAGCCGTTAAGCCCATTGCCATCACCTCCATCGAGGACAGCGAGGGCAACATTTTGGTTGAAGAAAAACCTGAGAAAACACAGGTAGCTGATCCGGTCGCCTCTGCTCTCTTAGTGAATATGATGCAAAGTGTATTTGAACAAGGCGGTACGGGATATCGCGTAGCTGGCGAAATGAACCGACCGGTAGCAGGGAAAACAGGATCCACGGATTATGATGCTTGGCTGAGCGGATTCACTCCGCAGCTGGTTTCGACCGTATGGGTAGGTTACGACAAAAATCAAAAGGTCGATGATGTAAAGGAAGGCTATCTGTCCAAAAAAATCTGGGCACAGTTCATGGAAAGTGCGCTCAAAGGTCAGCCCCCTGCGCTCTTTGACATGCCAGCTGGTGTTGTTTCTGTCTATATCGATCCCGCTTCTGGAAAACTGGCGACCGAGCATTGTCCGAATCCACAGCTCTTTTATTTCGCCAGTGGAACAGAGCCTCAAGATTACTGCACGGATCACATCCCGACAAATGAGACACCGACACCTTTAAAGCCGCCAGATTCTTCGACCTTTTGGCAGCGCATGGGCAGTTGGTGGAAACCGAATCAATAAAGAAAAAAAGGACGTTTCTCTTGATCGAGTACGTCCTTTTTGATATACCTATTAACCTAGCGTGCTCTGATTGTCCCCGCCGCCCACGACTCCGTCTCCATCGGCAAAAACATGGTCGTTGACGATTGTAATCAGGCCGGCATGATCAAGCTGTTCCAATACTTCGAACAAGCTGTCCCTTTTTCCAGCAGGGAGCTTGCGTACAAAGTTGTTTATCTCGGTCGGAGTCACGTGTGTGCGGAAATGGACACCACCGTGCCTCACAAAATGATCATGCGATTGTTCATTACCACGGAGATCTTCTTCCAATGGGTACCGCCCCTTCCGTCAAACAGTTTGGTTCAATCCCCATTAGTGTTCCGCGATTTCCCAAAAACTATGATCAGCAATGATAATTATATATAAGACAAACAGGGAAAGAGTGACGGCTCTCTCCCTGTTTGCTGACCAAGTGTACATGTACACAATATGGAAATAAGTTTACCTGACTTCAATTGTGTGAACAATTGATTTCACGATTTGTTCACAGACCGTTCACGATTTCCAACTTTAGGACAAATTTTGCTTTAATTCCTCTGTGGAATTCTCATACATCGCTGCGTTATTTTCAATCAAAAGCTTTTTCAAAGCGGCCTTTTCCTTATCGGATAGATCGGACAGCATAATACGTCTCTTCATGGAGTAATCCATGCGATTCACATGATCTGCCAAAATTTTGTAGCCCCGACGCGCTTCCCGATCGATTTCCATGTAGCACGCAGTTGCCCCTGCATAGTAAGGACCAGCTTCATTGCGATCGACTGTTACCCAAACGAGCCAATAAGGCTTTCCATTTGGTACTTCTTCTTTATTTGTCGTCCATTTGATGCCCTTTTCTACAGAACTTTTGGCATGCAAGGCACCCATGTCAATGTACGCTTCGTCCCCATCGATTATGACCGAGGATACAGCATTCAGGTCGAGTACACCTTGACCAAAACCGCCATGTACATCGGTTTTTCCACTCATGATGGTAAAGCCGCCTTTTTTATTATCAAAAATATCCATTTGAATAACCTCCAGACAATCATTCTCCTTCCTTTATTCTACTCGAAAAGCGTGCGATGACGCAATTTGCCTATGTGCCCAGTTATTTATCCATGGGCTATTGGGTGTTTCGTTTTTTGTTTACGAGCTGGATCATTTTTTCGATACCCCACATGATCAGGATTGTTACGACCGCTGTATGGACCGCCATGGCAACCTTCATGACTAACAGTTCACCTAGCATCGTGTCAGAGGGAACAATAAACAGGTAGTACACAAAGCTGATAAAAAGAACACTTAGAAAGATCAACCAGCCTCGAAAGCCTAGCGTGAAGCGAATGGAAGCGGCGATGAGCAAACCGATCAAAGGCCCCGCAAACATCAATGAAAATACGAAAGGACCGAGTATGAACCAGACTATCCAATTATCATCCATTGTCTTACACCCTTTGTTTTTGATGACTACACATCATTGGAATCCGTAGATTCTTCTACCTCTGTCAGTCCACGCACATCAAGCACGTAACGTCTTCCTGTTTCTTTGTAACGCTCCGAATCATCTGAAGAAAAGCGTTTGATCAGAAAGCGCGCTGGCTCCTCTCCCTCTACAGCTACAGTCGGCTGGAATTCCAAGTTTTCACCATCTCGAACATGGATAAC
This genomic stretch from Brevibacillus brevis harbors:
- the speE gene encoding polyamine aminopropyltransferase; translated protein: MELWYTEKQTENHGITTKITETLYSEKSEFQQIDVINTKQFGRMLVLDGMVMTTDVDEFVYHEMISHIALNTHPNPKKVLVVGGGDGGAIREIVKHASVEKAVLAEIDGGVIESCKKYFPEIASALTGNPRVDVQVIDGIKHIHDHKGEYDVIMVDSTEPVGPAVGLFEKGFYQGIHDALKPDGIMVAQTESPWFNRDLIKRVFKDLKSIFPVTRLYTCSIPTYPSGLWSFTIASKQHDPLEVDPAKIKDLGTKYYNAEVHHAAFKLPNFVAELTRD
- a CDS encoding MFS transporter, with the protein product MKEVFAYAPFRKLFFSNLFSGFGQGMTMIGIAWFLVETTGSAQLLGSTMFTSAVLMFFIGPYIGTLIDRYSRKKMLLIENLIGFSVLGMLAIWGFFGEYTEWMLIVIYLTTTFMYQIHYPTQSALVQETFEPKHYNSINSLLEIEGQTASVLAGAFAGILLSSYGLHVVIIFNAITYLFAFTLLSTMTYTFTLEKEAKQNQGVAWTGQLMESWRYIQQKKGFLLFGISALMPFIAVMATNLLKPVYISQTLQEGVSVYSLGEVTYALGAVAAGLLVAIVVRKLGQLAAMIGNTLLFAIAIVVMIALPYGWALIAAYTFYGWSNASVRLIRQSLYMTVVPKHQMGRVMSFFNSIGMMMRLVLIGLFTAMIDYTGAGVGYLVLAGLLLLAAIGIAATMRYLLADAKAEAAVATEER
- a CDS encoding YwhD family protein produces the protein MDIFDNKKGGFTIMSGKTDVHGGFGQGVLDLNAVSSVIIDGDEAYIDMGALHAKSSVEKGIKWTTNKEEVPNGKPYWLVWVTVDRNEAGPYYAGATACYMEIDREARRGYKILADHVNRMDYSMKRRIMLSDLSDKEKAALKKLLIENNAAMYENSTEELKQNLS
- the speB gene encoding agmatinase; amino-acid sequence: MRFDEAYSGNVFIRSHGNYEESQAVIYGMPMDWTVSFRPGSRFGPARIREVSIGLEEYSPYLDRLLEDIKYFDAGDIPLPFGNVEGSLDAIRTFVAKVLADGKFPLGLGGEHLVSWPVFQAVYEKYKDMVVFHFDAHTDLRDNYEGYEYSHSTPIKKVCNLIGGKNVYSFGIRSGMKDEFEWAKENMHLYKYDVLEPVKQVLPTIGNRPIYLSIDIDVLDPAHAPGTGTTEAGGITSRELLDTIHFMANNGANVIGCDLVEVAPVYDHSEMTQIAASKIVRELLLSFVK
- a CDS encoding transglycosylase domain-containing protein → MEVIREAPLLRYLRWAKKFVKFTIISLLCFSFAILLLILYLRSQPLPETFVKQTTTIYASNGEVLDTMHRGENRISVPLAEISPALLDATIAIEDRSFREHFGFDWKRLAMAAYVDVVNMDMRQGASTITQQLARNLYLSLDKTWERKIKEALLAIQLELNYSKDEILEMYVNQIYYGHSAYGVQAAAQTYFGKDAKDLTVAESAMLAGIPKGPTYYSPFVDLERAKARQKLILNAMERDNLLTSKEAEQAYAEPIKLKQRANENVTEPAPYFRDYIANLVKNKYGIDEEKFIHGGLKIHTTLDPVVQKKAEDIVASVLPKNNPNLQVALVAMDPATGYIKAMVGGRDYKVSQFNRVLGKRQPGSSFKPIMYLSALQNGYTPLTLMKSEPTVFTYDNNKQYIPGNFGGKYANALINMREAIKTSDNIYAVKTIDFLGPQKVVDQAKQLGITSSMQAVPSLALGTSPVSPLELNAAYAAIVNKGQAVKPIAITSIEDSEGNILVEEKPEKTQVADPVASALLVNMMQSVFEQGGTGYRVAGEMNRPVAGKTGSTDYDAWLSGFTPQLVSTVWVGYDKNQKVDDVKEGYLSKKIWAQFMESALKGQPPALFDMPAGVVSVYIDPASGKLATEHCPNPQLFYFASGTEPQDYCTDHIPTNETPTPLKPPDSSTFWQRMGSWWKPNQ